In Bremerella alba, one DNA window encodes the following:
- a CDS encoding glutamine synthetase III → MSTVSKGKAGSNGTTTTGNGNGYAGGTPRMAAIAAVTNYKPSAPAMNFLETPTQELFGSNVFSKSVMKDRLPKPIFKTLMKTIETGEKLDTTVADYVASAMKDWAIEKGATHYAHVFYPLTGSTAEKHDSFLSPDGTGSAIAEFSGSQLIQGEPDGSSFPTGGIRQTFEARGYTAWDVTSNAYIMENPNGTTLCIPTAFVSWTGEALDKKTPVLRSMQALNKQAQRILTLFGKTDGAMVSSTAGPEQEYFLVDRNFFFARPDLLNAGRTLFGAAPPKGQEFDDHYFGAIPDRVLAFMLESERELFKLGIPVKTRHNEVAPGQYEIAPMYEFANIATDHQQLIMITLRKVAEKYGMTCLTHEKPFAGVNGSGKHVNWSMGSATQGNLMDPGETPHENAQFLVFCAAVIRAVHKFQGLLRAVVASASNDHRLGANEAPPAIISIFLGDQLTDVFEQIKGGGASSSIPRGTLEIGADVLPPLPKDAGDRNRTSPFAFTGNRFEFRAVGSNQSIAGPLVAMNTIVADSLDYCATKLEEATGGDSSKLNAALTKLMSEIMNEHGSIIFNGDGYSDEWHQEAEKRGLLNLKTTADALPSLEQDEVKELFSKYNVLSERELESRMETYLEQYCLSVKVETNLTIEMARTMIFPAAVRYQNELASTCANLQAIGYEFDKDTLDVVTSLVKSLQDSIATLEAAAEKAETNDCPKAHAKAYCFEVLPAMNDVRKYADMLEGYVADDLWPLPTYQEMLFIR, encoded by the coding sequence GTGAGTACGGTATCGAAGGGTAAGGCGGGTTCCAACGGAACAACTACCACAGGCAACGGTAACGGGTACGCTGGCGGAACGCCGCGAATGGCAGCGATCGCGGCGGTAACCAACTACAAGCCCTCCGCCCCAGCCATGAACTTCTTAGAGACGCCAACGCAAGAGCTGTTCGGTTCAAACGTCTTTAGCAAATCGGTCATGAAGGACCGTCTTCCCAAGCCAATCTTCAAAACGCTGATGAAGACGATCGAAACGGGCGAAAAGCTCGATACGACCGTCGCCGACTACGTTGCTTCCGCAATGAAGGATTGGGCCATTGAAAAGGGTGCGACGCACTATGCCCACGTCTTCTACCCACTGACCGGCAGCACGGCTGAGAAACACGATAGCTTCCTGAGCCCCGACGGAACCGGCAGTGCGATTGCTGAATTCAGCGGATCGCAACTGATCCAGGGCGAACCGGACGGTTCTAGCTTCCCAACCGGCGGCATCCGCCAGACGTTTGAAGCTCGTGGTTACACTGCCTGGGACGTCACCAGCAATGCTTACATCATGGAAAACCCCAACGGGACCACGCTGTGCATTCCGACGGCGTTTGTTTCATGGACCGGCGAGGCCCTCGATAAGAAGACTCCTGTTCTTCGCTCGATGCAGGCCTTGAACAAGCAGGCTCAACGTATCCTAACGCTCTTCGGTAAAACCGATGGTGCGATGGTCAGCAGCACGGCTGGTCCAGAACAGGAATACTTCCTGGTTGATCGCAACTTCTTCTTCGCACGTCCCGACTTGCTTAACGCTGGTCGCACCTTGTTCGGTGCTGCACCTCCTAAGGGTCAAGAGTTCGACGATCACTACTTCGGTGCGATTCCAGATCGTGTCCTGGCATTCATGCTCGAAAGCGAACGTGAGCTGTTCAAGCTAGGTATTCCGGTCAAGACTCGTCACAACGAAGTCGCTCCGGGGCAATACGAGATCGCTCCGATGTACGAGTTCGCCAATATCGCGACAGACCATCAGCAGTTGATCATGATCACGCTGCGTAAGGTCGCCGAGAAGTACGGCATGACTTGCTTGACGCATGAAAAGCCATTTGCCGGCGTTAACGGTAGTGGTAAGCACGTCAACTGGTCGATGGGTAGTGCCACCCAAGGCAACCTCATGGATCCAGGCGAAACGCCTCACGAAAACGCTCAGTTCCTAGTCTTCTGCGCTGCGGTAATTCGTGCTGTGCATAAGTTCCAAGGTCTCTTGCGTGCTGTGGTTGCTTCCGCTTCCAACGATCACCGTTTGGGTGCCAACGAAGCTCCTCCGGCTATCATCTCGATCTTCCTGGGCGACCAGCTGACGGACGTCTTCGAACAGATCAAGGGTGGTGGTGCCAGCAGTTCCATTCCTCGTGGCACGTTGGAAATCGGTGCTGACGTTCTTCCGCCACTTCCGAAGGATGCTGGCGACCGTAACCGTACGAGCCCGTTTGCCTTTACTGGCAATCGTTTCGAGTTCCGTGCTGTCGGCTCTAACCAGTCGATCGCTGGTCCACTGGTCGCAATGAACACCATCGTTGCCGACTCGCTGGACTACTGTGCGACTAAGCTGGAAGAAGCCACCGGCGGTGACTCGTCGAAGCTGAATGCGGCACTCACCAAGCTCATGTCCGAAATCATGAACGAGCACGGCAGCATCATCTTCAACGGCGATGGCTACTCGGATGAATGGCATCAAGAAGCGGAAAAACGTGGCCTTCTGAATCTGAAGACTACCGCAGACGCTCTACCGTCGCTTGAGCAGGACGAAGTCAAGGAACTGTTCTCTAAGTACAACGTTCTCTCCGAACGCGAGCTGGAAAGCCGCATGGAGACGTACCTGGAACAGTACTGCTTGAGCGTCAAGGTCGAAACCAATCTCACCATCGAGATGGCCCGCACCATGATTTTCCCGGCTGCGGTTCGCTACCAAAACGAACTCGCATCGACTTGTGCGAACCTTCAAGCAATCGGCTACGAGTTCGATAAGGACACGCTCGACGTCGTCACAAGCTTAGTCAAATCGCTGCAGGACAGCATCGCGACCTTGGAAGCTGCCGCCGAAAAGGCAGAAACCAACGATTGCCCGAAAGCACATGCGAAAGCATATTGCTTCGAAGTCCTTCCAGCAATGAACGACGTTCGCAAGTACGCCGACATGTTGGAAGGCTACGTTGCCGACGACCTGTGGCCGCTGCCAACCTATCAAGAGATGCTCTTCATTCGCTAA
- a CDS encoding FAD-dependent monooxygenase — MINCFRRYVETYLSHNVCMTHSPPLIIGAGPVGMAAASFLSRYDIIPRIVDKRAEPSKFSKALAINPRTLELFEASGITDKLLALGRKIHGATIHRNGRIVAEVDFEELEHRFPFMLALSQSATERVLREDLAERGIEIERQIELVESPNLAEGKAELVHVETQANESVTAPWILATDGAHSVARKSVHVPFPGDTYDRAWILDDIPLATDFAPDRAHIKLQDDGFLFLMPVYTGEEKPGEPTVWRVIGNYPEPLAQLTESNPIGESQWNSSFHIAHRLVESMNVGKVYFAGDAAHLHSPVGARGMNLGIEDVWVFAELAKRDELSLYHQQRWPVDNAIVQRIRTITGFVKAESFIKRTLRNLLAPRMLHWKSVRETMLKTVSGLDHPVPLLNTKPEEPPAEEGRRSRRRERNQ, encoded by the coding sequence ATGATTAATTGTTTTCGCCGCTACGTCGAAACCTACCTTTCCCACAACGTTTGCATGACGCACTCACCCCCATTAATCATAGGCGCCGGTCCGGTCGGCATGGCGGCCGCTTCGTTCTTGTCGCGTTACGATATCATTCCGCGAATAGTAGACAAACGCGCCGAGCCATCGAAATTCTCGAAGGCACTTGCCATCAATCCACGCACGCTGGAGTTGTTCGAGGCCTCTGGAATTACGGATAAGCTCTTGGCGTTGGGTCGCAAGATCCATGGAGCCACCATTCACCGCAATGGCCGCATCGTCGCGGAAGTCGATTTCGAGGAACTTGAGCATCGGTTTCCTTTTATGCTGGCCCTTTCGCAATCAGCAACCGAGCGTGTCCTGCGGGAAGATCTAGCCGAGCGCGGGATCGAGATCGAGCGTCAAATCGAACTGGTTGAATCTCCCAATCTGGCCGAGGGCAAGGCCGAACTGGTCCATGTCGAAACACAGGCCAACGAGTCGGTAACGGCTCCCTGGATTCTAGCGACCGACGGAGCACACAGTGTGGCCCGCAAGTCTGTCCATGTTCCTTTTCCGGGCGATACCTATGATCGCGCGTGGATCCTCGATGACATCCCGCTGGCAACGGACTTCGCTCCGGACCGAGCCCATATCAAGCTGCAAGACGATGGCTTTCTATTCTTAATGCCGGTCTATACCGGAGAAGAGAAGCCTGGCGAACCGACCGTTTGGCGCGTCATTGGAAACTACCCCGAGCCGCTCGCTCAGTTAACCGAATCCAATCCGATTGGCGAGTCGCAGTGGAATTCTTCTTTTCATATTGCCCACCGGTTGGTGGAATCGATGAACGTCGGCAAAGTCTACTTCGCCGGCGACGCGGCTCATCTTCACTCGCCGGTTGGAGCGCGCGGGATGAATCTGGGCATTGAAGATGTTTGGGTATTCGCCGAACTTGCAAAGCGAGACGAGCTCTCCCTTTACCATCAACAGCGCTGGCCGGTGGATAACGCGATCGTTCAGCGCATTCGCACGATTACCGGCTTCGTAAAGGCCGAGTCGTTTATCAAACGCACGCTTCGAAACTTGCTGGCCCCCAGAATGCTGCACTGGAAAAGCGTCCGGGAAACAATGCTCAAGACGGTTAGCGGCCTGGATCATCCGGTTCCGCTTCTCAATACAAAACCGGAAGAACCACCCGCCGAAGAAGGACGACGATCGCGACGGCGGGAACGAAACCAATAG
- a CDS encoding tetratricopeptide repeat protein → MKVSCLPSIVWGLAVAFFLTACICAQAAQPDSEVPLFPGLGEHHWEISSANPQAQAYFDQGLAFMYGFNHDEAIRSFHESARLDPNCPAPWWAISLANGPNINYPLLDEKHAPLAWEALQKAKELAGNGSPLEQELIAALGQRYSQPPPEDRKPLDQAYAAAMRTLWEKYPDEPDVGALFAESLMDLWPWDLWQKAGAANPDTREVMETLETVLKKSPDHPLALHLYVHTLEASGEVAKAADEADRLRNLQPGLGHMVHMPSHIDVRLGAWRKAIVANEKAIAADTAYKRQSPEQDFFRIYMAHNRHMLAFAAMMIGQEQVATEQINLMLSEMPDRWVEANAPFVDGMHSMPYEMHIRFGRWDAILEEPEPEEHFPICRTMRHFARGVAYAAKNQPIQARAEQSTFRKLKAAIPEEAFFAQNPAAVVLDIADNMLEGEILYREGKTDEAVASLEKAVELEDLLRYTEPPDWIQPVRHALAATLMDAKRYQDAEAVLRSDLQVHPHNGWALYDLARSLRMQGKLDESAKVQAEFDIAWQDADVKMSSACMCLPAE, encoded by the coding sequence ATGAAAGTTTCCTGTTTGCCGTCTATTGTCTGGGGATTGGCCGTCGCATTTTTCTTAACTGCCTGCATCTGCGCCCAGGCTGCCCAGCCAGATTCTGAAGTCCCTTTGTTCCCTGGTTTGGGGGAACATCATTGGGAGATTTCGAGTGCCAATCCTCAGGCCCAGGCCTATTTCGATCAAGGGTTGGCGTTCATGTACGGCTTCAATCACGACGAGGCGATCCGCAGTTTCCACGAATCGGCCAGGCTCGATCCCAATTGCCCCGCTCCTTGGTGGGCCATCTCGCTGGCCAACGGCCCGAACATTAATTACCCACTGCTCGACGAGAAACATGCACCACTGGCCTGGGAGGCCCTGCAGAAGGCCAAAGAATTGGCGGGTAACGGGTCGCCTTTGGAGCAGGAGTTGATCGCGGCACTGGGGCAGCGATATTCCCAGCCGCCGCCGGAAGATCGTAAGCCGCTCGATCAAGCCTATGCCGCTGCGATGCGTACGCTGTGGGAGAAGTATCCCGACGAGCCGGACGTCGGGGCCCTCTTTGCAGAAAGCTTGATGGATCTCTGGCCATGGGACCTTTGGCAAAAAGCAGGAGCCGCAAATCCGGATACTCGAGAGGTAATGGAGACGCTGGAAACAGTTCTCAAGAAGTCGCCTGACCACCCACTGGCACTGCACCTGTATGTCCACACGCTAGAGGCCTCAGGTGAAGTTGCGAAAGCAGCGGACGAAGCAGACCGCCTCCGCAATCTGCAGCCTGGGTTAGGGCATATGGTTCACATGCCCAGTCATATTGATGTTCGTTTAGGAGCTTGGCGCAAAGCGATCGTAGCGAATGAAAAGGCCATTGCCGCCGACACCGCCTATAAACGGCAGTCTCCGGAGCAGGATTTTTTCCGAATTTATATGGCACACAACCGCCATATGTTGGCTTTCGCCGCGATGATGATCGGGCAAGAGCAAGTTGCCACCGAGCAAATCAACCTTATGCTAAGTGAAATGCCAGATCGCTGGGTGGAGGCAAACGCTCCGTTTGTCGATGGAATGCATAGCATGCCCTACGAAATGCATATTCGCTTCGGTCGTTGGGACGCGATTCTGGAGGAACCAGAACCAGAGGAGCACTTTCCCATCTGTCGGACAATGCGGCATTTCGCTCGAGGAGTCGCCTACGCCGCGAAGAATCAGCCTATCCAAGCGCGAGCAGAGCAATCGACTTTCCGTAAGCTGAAAGCTGCGATTCCAGAAGAGGCCTTCTTCGCTCAGAACCCGGCAGCGGTCGTGCTGGATATTGCGGACAACATGCTTGAAGGTGAAATCCTCTATCGCGAAGGTAAAACGGACGAGGCGGTTGCAAGCTTGGAGAAAGCAGTCGAATTGGAAGACTTGCTGCGTTACACGGAACCGCCAGATTGGATCCAGCCGGTTCGCCATGCTTTGGCTGCTACCCTGATGGATGCCAAGCGATACCAAGACGCAGAGGCAGTCCTGCGGAGCGACTTGCAAGTCCATCCGCATAATGGCTGGGCATTGTACGACCTGGCACGCAGCCTGCGCATGCAAGGCAAGTTGGACGAGTCTGCAAAGGTTCAAGCCGAGTTTGATATAGCCTGGCAAGACGCCGATGTGAAGATGAGTTCGGCATGCATGTGCTTGCCAGCAGAATAG